The Prochlorococcus sp. MIT 1341 genomic interval TGTTGACTATCTACATCAACCACCCCATAGCCAACACGCGCCAAGCCTGGATCAATGCCAATTATTCTCAAGGAATCAGCTCGCTAAGGCAAGTTCAAAATCAGATCGATCTGCGTCTTCGCTTCTCTCAAAAACCTTACAGAAAACCTTTACGACCCGATCACCAGAGTCAACCTGCTCTAAGGGATCTTTTCTAAGGCGATGGCGTAAAGAACAAGAAACAACTCTAGCCACATCCTCTTCAGAAACTTCCGTCCTACCTTCAAAAGCAGCAAGCGCCCTAGCTGCCCTATTTGTAACAATATCGCCCCTTAAACCATCTACGTCTAACTCACCACATACAGAAGATATTCTCAAGCGAAGATCGTCATCTACTTTGACATTATCCAGCCTTTCCTGCGCATCAACGACTCTTCTCTGCAAAGCCTCCTGATCTGAGTTGACAGCATTCACGAAACTATCAGGGTCAGCATCGAAAGCAGTCCGCTGGTCAACAACCTGGACACGTAATTGGGCTTCTCGAACAGTTCTTACTTCGACACTCATCCCGAAACGGTCTAAAAGTTGTGGCCTTAATTCTCCCTCCTCTGGATTACCTGAACCAATTAAGACAAACCGGGCGGGATGTCGCACTGAAACGCCCTCTCGTTCAACAGTATTCCAACCAGAAGCTGCGGAGTCCAAAAGTACATCAACAAGATGATCATCTAGAAGGTTCACCTCATCCACATAGAGCAATCCCCTATTCGCCTTTGCAAGCAAACCAGGTTCAAAGGCTCTGACACCTTCACTCAGTGCTTTTTCAATATCAATAGTTCCGCATAGTCGATCTTCTGTTGCTCCGAGCGGCAAATCAACCATTGGTACCTGGCTTTGCTCCACTGGAAGCTGTTCTCCATTATCCAGTCTTTGCTGAACATCACTACTCTGCAAATCAGGATCTGTTGGGGAACTGTTGTATGGGTCGCCAGCAACAACTTTTATACCTGGCAGGAGATCTGCTAAGGCTCTAATTGTTGTGGATTTCCCAGTACCCCTATCTCCCATAATCATGACCCCTCCAATTCGTGGGTCGATGACATTGAGCAAAAGAGCTAATTTCATCTCTTCTTGCCCTATAACAGCTGTAAAGGGGAAGACCCTTCTCTTCCTAGATGAACTCACGGTCTAACTTCTATGTTCATAAGGGATTGTTTCACAAGCTTGGGCCCCAGGCGATCCTGTAAACAATAAAACGTTCAAGAAAAAATACGAGATAGTTCCTAGAAAAACTTTTAGCCCGAACAAAAAAAAACCACAAAGCAAAAATAAACCAGCCAAACAAAAGCGGAGAGTCACTGCAGCACAATGGGCCTTAGGAACATGGGCAGCTAAACAGATCAGCCAATTCTTCACTCATACATGCCATGAAGCAAGTCTGAAGGAGTGCATTCGCAAAAAAAACAGCAGATGTATTTGGTATGCCTGATACAAAAAAAAACGAAAAATTTTTAGATTTTGTTTTTTTTGATTTTTATTTCATGTGAAAAGAAAACAAGCAATTGAACCAACAAAACAATTTTCCACCGTAAAAGTTAAATAGCTCGTGAGAATTTTCCAGAAGAAGAGGCAAAAGTATTGCAAATGAAGGTCACTGAAAGAATCTCACACGAAAAGAGAAAGATTGCACAAATCAACAAAAATACTTAAAGAGAAAAGGTTCAATCATTCATTCTCGCTATACAACAGTCTGTCAATTAGCTAAAATTATATACATAAATAAATCATCAAAACTGACTATTTCTATTCAGTAATAAGAGTTAAGAACCATACTCATTTATCTAAAAATGATTAGCTTTAGATGGGCATCTAGACACAGAAATAGATTACAAAATAATTTTAGGCGCTAATAAAAATGTTTTTCATGAGAAGATTATAACCTCACAAGCGTTGGGATCATTGAAGCAACTAAATCTCTAATCATTTCCCTTGATCTAGGGTCATTAAAAGGACCCTTAACTAAAAACCCTGCGACTGCCCTCCTTCCATCAGGAAGCTCTATTAAACCTGCATCAGCGTATGCAATTCCTATATCTCCTGTTTTATTATAGACACGATAACCCTTTATTAGCAGAGTCTTATCTGGGTCTTCCTCATTAACTCCAAGGCCTTTAAGTAAGCCTGCAGGGATCAAACGATTGCTCACAGATGTGCTCATTACTTCTCTAAAAAGGTCCCTTGCTCTAGTGCCTAGAACCTTACCAGTATCTACAAGTGCAATAGCCATTGCTAGATCTCTCGCACTTGTAATATTTGTTCCTGATAAATCAGGAAGGAAATTATTTATAATTGTAGATTTTAATCCTAAAGCTTTAAAATTAGCATTTAAAAAATCTAGGCCACCAATCCTCTTAATTAAGAGGTTTGTTGCAGTATTATCACTTACCCTAATCATTTCTGTCGCAGTATCATGAACCGGAAATACTGTCCCTATTGGTTTAAGAGCCATCCAACCTGCTCCACCCGCAATCACATCTTCCTTTAATTCAAGCAGTTCATTCCATCTAATCTTCCCTGTTTCAACTTGTTGAAGTAATGCAATAAGAACTGCTGTCTTAATTGAACTGGCTGCAGGTAATTCAATATCTGGATTATATTTTGCGTATCTTCCATCATCCAAAATAAGCATATATGCACTCACTATTAGATCGGGATGCTGTTTTGCTATAGAAGCCCAACGGGAACTCAATTCAATAACTTCAGTTTTAGGGTTAAAACTTCCTAACTCTAATTTGTAGCTTTGATTTTTGTTGGAGGATTTTCTTATTCGAGAAATCAAAGAATCACTAGAATCAACCCCTTTGTTAAACACATTTTTAAGCTCAAAATCCCTAACAGAAGATGGCCTTAGCATTTTTAT includes:
- a CDS encoding serine hydrolase; this encodes MAILGIGFGLVIGSAIKMLRPSSVRDFELKNVFNKGVDSSDSLISRIRKSSNKNQSYKLELGSFNPKTEVIELSSRWASIAKQHPDLIVSAYMLILDDGRYAKYNPDIELPAASSIKTAVLIALLQQVETGKIRWNELLELKEDVIAGGAGWMALKPIGTVFPVHDTATEMIRVSDNTATNLLIKRIGGLDFLNANFKALGLKSTIINNFLPDLSGTNITSARDLAMAIALVDTGKVLGTRARDLFREVMSTSVSNRLIPAGLLKGLGVNEEDPDKTLLIKGYRVYNKTGDIGIAYADAGLIELPDGRRAVAGFLVKGPFNDPRSREMIRDLVASMIPTLVRL
- the bchI gene encoding magnesium chelatase ATPase subunit I — encoded protein: MSSSRKRRVFPFTAVIGQEEMKLALLLNVIDPRIGGVMIMGDRGTGKSTTIRALADLLPGIKVVAGDPYNSSPTDPDLQSSDVQQRLDNGEQLPVEQSQVPMVDLPLGATEDRLCGTIDIEKALSEGVRAFEPGLLAKANRGLLYVDEVNLLDDHLVDVLLDSAASGWNTVEREGVSVRHPARFVLIGSGNPEEGELRPQLLDRFGMSVEVRTVREAQLRVQVVDQRTAFDADPDSFVNAVNSDQEALQRRVVDAQERLDNVKVDDDLRLRISSVCGELDVDGLRGDIVTNRAARALAAFEGRTEVSEEDVARVVSCSLRHRLRKDPLEQVDSGDRVVKVFCKVFERSEDADRSDFELALAS